Below is a window of Syngnathus typhle isolate RoL2023-S1 ecotype Sweden linkage group LG12, RoL_Styp_1.0, whole genome shotgun sequence DNA.
AAATGTTGCATTATGTTGCACCTTAAATCCCGAGGAAGGAGTTAAGAAGGTAGTAAAACAACCAATATTCTCTGGGCCCGTTGTCAGATGTTGAGTGAAAGAAACCTTACAGAAATACACTCGAGTGTAaccaatgtgactttttttttgaggaATGGAAACGGGATTCCACCCATGTCTGCGTTTAAACTCTAGACGAGTTTCTTTTGTTCGCGATGTGAAAAATCAGACTTTCGGTGATGTTGGTGTATGTTGTGTTGGTCAGTTCCACACCATTGGATACAGTAGATAGTTGGTTGTATTACTCTATGTATGTGACACAATGATCCTCCAGGAaatgtttcttttcatttcattgcCTTTACGCACAAGTGAAGGTTTACGATAAACACAGACACATTTTTGTGTTTCAGTCCGTCATTCCTACCATCAATAATGTCGTATGTGCGAAACAAAGACTGGAGCGTTATTTGCGTCTGTAATTACTAAACAAGGTAACCTAACATGCTATGTATGGTTTGAGGATACATATGTTTTGAGGTCTAAAATGATGATCTTGGTTTTCTAATCCAAAATGTACCCTGAAGAATCACGTAGGAGGTAAAGAAAACAATGTTGAAAGCCATTGAGGGTGTTTTGGTTTAGTCGATGTACTGATGAGATGCAAATGTCAAGCCTTTAGTTTGTGTACTTCCAGTGATGTAGATAGTCATCAGAACAGATAGATGACAACTATCATTCATAACTGCACAAAAATGGTCTTTGCCAGACTTGTATGCGCATATAGTATGTTTTTCAATCGAGGTATTTCATCTCAACACGCACTGTTTTAGTTGACAACACAATTTACCTGCAAAGTTGTGTTCATAACAGTCTGTTTTCTTTTATCTTGCAGTTACTGATAATTGTTGTTGATGTCGGAATGACATGGCTTTTTCTATCACCCTGccttgtattgttattttttgtaTGATTAAACATATATGTTAATTTTTACTGTTCATGTAAACATGTGGTTTGTGTTCCTAGACTGTACTGAGAAATTGTTGCCTTTTATTAACCCCTACATTCAAATGTATATTATTTGCTGATTATGTGGCATCTTATGAGACATGGAATAGACTTCAAGAGAAATTGCagttctttgtttttttgcaggttATAGTTATACTGCAAAGCCAACTAACTGCATAGAGGACTTAAGTGTAAATATGTCACATCGTATCATAGCAATTTACCCACCAGAGACTAAACTAGTATGTGGATCTGACTAGATGCTTGGTAATCATCATGACATCATATGTCAGCATTCCTGTATCAAGTCATTACAATAGAAAATGTTCAATTATGACTGACATGCTCATGTATGACTTTAGTATTAATTCAGCAGTATATGTATTCATTTGGCTTGCAGTGGGCTAGAATATTTAGTTTTAAtagctgttcctaatattttgattctctaaaatattaggaacaactCTGACCATGAAGCCATAGCTCTACACAATAATTAACATTGCTAAATAATACTAGTACTTATTTCAATCACAACTGAACATAATGCTATTTGAGAGTCGGAGTCCTGTTTTCAAGAAAACCAACTCAGAACCAGCCTAGCTGCAAGATCACAGATTCTCCACAAAATTACTTAGTTGTTACATCTTGTGGTGAGGAATGGTTACCAACGGAGATAGCATAGTGCTACCTCCACCCGTGCCCCAATTTAAAATGGTTGCCACTTCCCAGGTGGGGTCTCTTTGAAACAAACACCTGCTGTCTCAGTCATCTACCGGGTTCAGAACACAAGGATGAGAGTCAGAACCTCAAAACTTTATTTGAAAAATTCATCATAAAAAATGGTATCAGGTTAAAAATTGAATAAAGGAGGAGGTTGTGCCTTCTACAAATACTGAAGATTCATAAAAATACTGATTAGAGCGCTCCCGAATGACGCAGCTGCACTCCCGAGCAAAATGTGTGATGAGAAAGAACGGCCTATCACTATTTACAGAAATTTGCAGAGAGATGACTTTGGTTCATCATGTAAACAATTGTGTGAAGAAGCAGACCTAAGCCGTTACCACCATCCAATGCTCATGACAAGGCAAACTTTCAACGTTGGCCCAAGCGAATCCGCAACTGTTCAGGTGTTCAGCGTGCGCTCAGGAATGAAGGACTGTGGGTAAGACTGGTGCAGTTCACTTGCAGCTGTGGCACACTTCGACTTCCTTTTGTAGCACTTCTAcagtttttacatttattttagcTCTTATCTGCTATTGAGGAGGGTGACAAAAATGGGACAAGTGACATATGCCTTaaacactgaagttaaattACTggtattgaaataaaatataaacatcTCCTCTGCAGCTTACACTTTATTCCACTTAATTGTCCTTGCATGAGGCCTCATTTCTATGAAAATATTTCTCAATATAAACAGTTTGTCTGTATGTATGTCCACACATGTCACTGGCATGATCCATGTATGTTGGCATTGAGGCACGTCACAACTTATGTCTGTCAGTCGTCGAAAGTCAGCCTCCCTGGTCCTTCGTTCTTCCTCCAGCGTCTGTACCTCTTCATCTTGGGGTCGGTGGCCATTTTCACCTTCATCTCCTCTTCCTGTTCTGCTCTGTAAAGCTGGAGAAGGCACCGTAGGAATGTTTACACTTCAGTTTCATAATACAGGTAAAGGCCACAGAAGGTTTATCCCGGAGTTATGTTTCTGAGAAAATTCATAATATAGAGAGGAAAAGATACAATGATTAAACTGATCCTGAGTTTGCAAATACCCTGCTCAGGTTTGACTTTTTTCAAATACGCTTTGCTATGTGTTGAGAGGGTGAGAGCAGTTTAAGAGGGGAACACTGCAGTGGATTAGGTGGATAGTAGTGATGGGTCCATGAGTGTGTCATCCCGACACATTGGCAAACTGTCTTGACACTGTGTCGCTGACTGCTGACACCCACTGGACATTAAAAATACTACAGGCAACCGCGTTGACAGACACGACTGACACTGATTTGATGACCTAGTATATACATTAATTaagtaattatattttatattgtattgtttcacatattcatttaaattgaaaatatgttttattttttagttacaGTCAATCAATAATGTGAACATGTATCGTAACATGAAAATCTAAGTGAACGTGTTGTGAAAGAGGATGCTTGTGCACTGAGATTTGTTTTTTactcatttttatttaaaacaaaattgaGCCTGTTGCGCTTTTTGGACACAATTTCTCCCGCCGttgaaaacacacactcacacggcaCAGATGAGGCTGGAGCGCAGTGTTTTGATTGTCTCAGTATCTGACTTGGGGCTGCTCCATAATTCTTAATAACTTCGAGGATGAACCGCAAAAGATCAGATATTGTTTTAGCAGATCCTTCCCGTTGACGATGCGCTTCCTTTAACAGAGCTAAAGCGCGCTTCCTTGACAGACTACAATGCTGCTCGTTTGGTCACGGGGCTTTTTTAAAGCGATACGCGCACAGACACAGGGCTTCGCTCTATGAGCTCGACGCATGCGCCGACGCATCGGTGTTGCCGGACCCATCACTAGTGGATAGTGACTGTTCCGGCCCACAAAAAGCAAAGATCCCCCTTATATGTAATTGACACCCATTCTAAAGTACCAGTGTATGTATTGGGTGGGAGGGgactcaccaaaaaaaaaaacgtacgtatgtattgtattttcttttaacaaGTTTTCCACATAAAGAGAAGGGGCATTGGctaaccacaaaaaaaatattggagAAGTAAAAATCGATAAAGAAAGCATCCACTTAAAAatcattgaaaatgaaaaaaggaaatttgtcATCAAAGTTCAAATTGAAGGAGCTTTATCTGCTGAGGAGTGTCACCAACCTCAAAGTTTTCTTTGACCCAGAGGTGTTTTTCCAAGAAGGACTGCCTGGTGGCTTCATCCAGTCTGTCAAATTGAGACTGTGAGATCTTCATGTGCTTCCTGTTCAAACCAGTACACAGTGGGGTCAAAACAGAAGgccatttttttccttcagaACCAAACATAAACATAAACACCGACCTGATTATGTAAAGCTTCTCCTGGTCACCGTACTCCTCCCTGCAGATGGTGAAGTGGTAAACCCAGGAGACATACCAGGCCACATAGCTGATCAGGTAGTAGGGGAACAACACTATCTGACACAGCAGGATGTCTGACAGGTTGGGTTTCTGGTAGCCACCTTTGATgtcaatttttgttttgattatgtCACGGatcacctcctcctcctgctcccggATCTCCTCTTTGGCGCGCCGGTTCTTGCCCTTCTCCTTGGTCCGGTTCAGGAGGCCTTGCTCCTTGGCAATCAGGGTGGCCTGGATCCGATACTTGGGGACGTTCGCCAGGCAGTTTATGGCCTCGTTGTAGCTGCTGTGCCAACTGTAATACTGGGGTCAGGAGAGGAGGACACAAGAGATTGATCACCAGGCTACCAAAGAACAATTGCATGTTGTTGGTGATATTTATTCCATCATAATTCATGACTACACATTACCTGGAAAAGTGAGATGGCACATATGGTGACGAGGATTACGATCCTGACGTCCACTTTGGGAGTGAGCTGTCGGCGGTAGTAAGTGTAGTAGTGCTGGTAGTACTCCTCAGGGTGGTCGAGCATGTAGTCGTAGTCCCTACGAGTGTCCTCATCCTGCACACATTTGAGGGGTTACATTAACGGTTTAATTAGAGCTGAACAAGTAATCAAATTTTAATTGACGTGGTAGTGTACTGTAGTTGAGTGCAATTTTCAAATTGTTGAGCCAGTCATTTGGGAAAATGCAATTCGTTTTGGTTCTTAGTTTATATTTCAAAGTTTGAGTGTGTAGTCGTATTATGTTTAGGTCACTGCCACATGTATGCTCGTCTGTCCATGTGGCACTTTTCCACTGGACAGGCAGTGAACTGAATCCAGGCCGGTCTTGCTAATACTGGAGGTTGTATTTGACTGTTTACTTTAGACTAGACTTTTCATTTCTGTCTGTCATTGCAAATGCTGTCATCCTGCTTTCAGCGCTTAAACATTCAAACAAACGGCCTCAGTCACTGTGGACCTATTGTAAATGTTTCAGACAACGTTGATTGATGTCTAAAGAGgtgaaatacaaaacaaaaaacaatactCGACTTTGCAATGCGATGCCACTTATGTGATCATGAAAAAGCAAGCACACCCACTGTTATTCGTACATCAACGAGATGCGACACCGCATAGATTCCCACAATAAATTATTTGAGTATGAGGTGAGTTCCCAATGAAAATCGAGACCTTAAAATTAATCAAAGCGAATGTGACGCGACCGGCAATAaagcctgtattattttaagCCCGTAAGCGAGGCGACTGAGCATGCGTTAGCAAAATAACCGGGGAACTGAGCCGACCTTTAAAGTCTCGTAGGCCGTAGCAACCAGCAGAAAGTTTCTGTGGGCTGACTCCACAGTCTCTCCCTCCGACCCAGGCTCTCCTGGTCTGAACCGGTCCGGGTGGTAGCGGCGAGCCAGCTGCCGGTAAGATCGAGCGATCTCCGCCTTGGAGGCCTCCCGTGTGACCCCGAGCACGTCATAGCAGACCTCGGTACCGCAGTACAGACCCTCCACCAGCGCCCTTGCCACAGGAAGCGAGGACAACAATAGCGCGGAGAGCCACCACCAGGACCGCACTGCGGACCCACCACCACGTCCACGGCAGGACTCCGCTGGCGTAGCCATCTCCACGACTACCGGTGGCTGTCAAGGCACTATTGCGGTGCCTACGCGCTTTACTGTACGCATGCGCATTGGGTCGGCCATCTTTATTTACTACATACGGCAACTACAcgaagacaaaataaataaatgctgccAGCGcgattttttaattttggagaaacagttttctaaaaaaacaacaacctctaATTAACTTGTTACATCCCCAAAATCAATCCCATTAACATTTatccgtgggatagtaggaaacgcaatttcaatctctttgtatgtcttgacatgtgaagaaattgacaataaagcagactttgactttgctgtAACAGCCTTAAACATGGAGTTATATTTGAATAAATTTCATCTTGTTTAATCATGTTAATCAGGGATAATGGGAATGTTTTCACCATTTCGTTGTAATTATTTTGAGTACAAGAATTTTTTAATCTATCATAAAAATCAGCAGGATGCAAGATTGCTCCCTCCTCATCCATGAAGTCAGATATAGTCCATACTCCTCCAGAGAACCATTAAGAAAGAAAAACTAATTTTCTATTAATCAAAATATACCTATTGTTCCATATCGGTGTGTTCTGAGGTGTAAAATTATGTTTGAAAATAAGTCTCCAATAAAAAGAACTTGTTGATGAAAGTCTGATTGTTGTTCATATTCATAAACTCAAAATCAATTGCATTATCTCCCCCCTTCTCATAGGGTACCAGCGCAAAATAGTGTGCATGTGCAAGaagatatacactaccgttcaaaagtttggggtcacaaaattgtttgggtgaccccaaacctttgaacggtacaatacaatacaatacatacatactgtccagctaaatgacatcacttcctgttcACTAATGTCCCCATTTCCAGTTTTTGATTCATCATTGAGCCAATAAAGACACCTCAGCCTACCaacaatctttatttttttattttatatatatatatatatatatgaatatatataaataaaatataataatatatataaatatatatggaaatatatatatatatatatatgaatatatataaataatatataattatatatataaatatatatgaaaaaaaagaatatatatatatatatatatatatatatatatatatgcttggaactgtacaacatcaacaggaacctgagagccttcattgcaaactcgatgggactgtggaaaacaacccttgaggccaattacaagccaattgcacaagtctccatcaaatgtggcatataccaaggagatgctctgtccccactgctgttctgcataggtctgaaccccctcagccaaataatcaacaagactggctacggataccgactcaaaaatggggccaccatcagtcacctcctatacatggatgacataaagttgtatgccaagagcgagcaagacatcgattcactgatccacacaaccaggatctacagcacagacattggaatgtcattcggactagagaagtgcggtcgcatggtgacaaagagagggaaggtagtccatacagatggggtctcactcccagaaggaacaataacagacattgaggacagctacaagtacctcggtatccaacaagcaaatggcaacctcgatgaagccacaaggagaggagccacagccaaatacctacaacgagtaaggcaagtcctcagaagtcagctaaatggcaagaacaagatccgggcaataaacagctacgccctgccagtcatcagataccctgcaggaataataagatggccaaaggaagagactcagaccacagatgtcaagacacggaagctcctaaccatgcacggagggttccaccctaagtccagcaccctgagactgtacactagccgcaaagaaggaggccgaggactactgagtgtgagagccactgttcgggatgaaacagccaagatccatgagtacatcaaggaaaaggcccgaacggatgtcgtgctcagtgaatgtctcagacaatggcaaacagaggaggagtggctagagacaccatcatgggaggacaaacccctacatgggatgtaccatcgacagataagtgaagtggctgacatcaagaaatcctaccaatggctggaaaaagctggactgaaggacagcacagaggcactcatcatggctgcacaggaacaggctctgaacaccagagcaatagaggtcaagatctaccacaccagacaagacccaaggtgcaggctgtgcaaagaggcccctgagacagtccagcacataacagcagggtgtaagatgctagcagggaaagcatacatggaacgtcataaccaagtggctggcatagtgtacaggaacatctgtgcagagtatggactggaagccccaagttcaaagtgggaagcaccccctaaggtgacagagaatgggcgagccaagatcctgtgggacttccagatccagactgacaagaaggtgatggcgaaccaaccggacattgtggtggtggataaacaacagaagaaggccgtggtagtggatgtagcaataccaagcgatggcaacatcaggaaaaaagaacttgagaagctagagaaataccagggcctcaaagaagagcttgagaaggcctggaaagtgaaggcctcggtggtgcccgtggtcattggggcacttggggcagtgacccccaaactggaggagtggctacagcagattccaggaacaacatcagacatctcagtccagaagagtgcagtgctaggaacagccaaaatactgcgcagaaccctcaagctcccaggcctctggtagaggacccgagcttggagtgggagaccacccgcggagggtgagaggggaatttaaaattatatatatatatatataaaagaatatatatatatatatatatatatatatatatatatatattctttatatatatatatatatatatatatatatatatatatatatatatatatatatatatatatatatatatatatatatatatatatatatatatatatatatatatatatatttatataaataaatattatatatatcatcatcatcggcggtcactcggaacgagtatgacggtcttcttttcagggtcgtctacttgtgggtccgcaggtgggcgtagaggccgatccgggatccacatatttttgtgcagtgtgggcaggggaaagtggtggtgggttgtggtcgtgctggagccagtttttgtctttcctttcggagttgtcgtttggtttctgcgacacggcggagttccttttcgtgatgtgctgcaccttcttgcaccgctgccctccagcagttcctgttcaaggcgatgcgctcccagtcccgagatgttatttggaatttcttgagattggtcttgaggttgtccttaaaacgtttcttttgcccgcccggggctcgcggacctctctccagctgggagtataacatctgtttggggaggcgggtgtcagccatgcggatgagatgtcctgtccatcggagttggtgctgcattattaaggtggtgatgctcggtatcctggcttcctccagaacgctgatgtttgtgcgtctgtcctcccatttgatccggagtattttcctcaaggttctctggtggtgttgttcaagagctcttaggtgcctgctgtaggttgtccatgactctgccccgtaaagtaaggtggggagaaccacagctttgtaaaccaggagcttggtgtcaacccggaggtctcggtcttcgaagactcttttccggagtctggcatacgctccactggcacagctcaggcgatggttgacctcggagtcaatgtccgctttggaggagagaaaacagccgaggtaggggaaatggtgaacataatcaagtgcagtgttgtccacatttatgatgggcggagtagatggctggttgggtgggggttgatgtagcacctgggtcttcttgatgttcacggtcagacccagggctctgtatgccttagcaaaggagttcaggatgccctggaggtcttctgaagagtgtgctgctatgacattatcgtctgcatactggagctccacgaccgtggtggttctgatcttggttttggctttgaacctgttaaggttgaagagcctgccatcagtcctgtaccatattgggattccgtgtggtagttctttgttgatgaggtggagtatggcggcaatgaagacagagaacagggtgggtgcaataatgcatccctgtttgacccctgtctctacagtgaaaggctcagtcaaggagctgttattgagcactgtggctgtcattccgtcatgtaataaacgcagtattctgacgtatttgtccgggcaaccatacctcagaaggatgctccatagggcctggcgatccaccgtgtcaaaggcttttgtaaggtctatgaaagccatgaacaaaggctgtttatgctcacggcatttctcctggagttggcgtgctgtaaaaatcatgtctgcagtgcctctagatgggcgaaaaccgcactgcgattctgggagaatttcctcagacagtggcagtaggcgattggcaagaacacgagcaagtactttgccaactgttgaaaggagcgagatgcccctatagtttccgcaatccgctttgtcccctttcttgaaaatggtcactatcagagcatccctgtgctccgaggggagtacttctttttcccagaccttcagaaagagggaatggaggtggcgctggagctctagtccaccttcctttaggacctcagctgggatcccatctggcccagaggccttgttgttcttcaggctcctgatggcatcttggacctctactaaagtgggaggttcacccatgtcttccctgatgggactctgagggatgtgactgaggaaatctgactgagttgtgctgtcacggttgaggagttcctgaaagtgctctctccaccggttgtttatggactcattgtccttcaacagctcctgcccgtctttagagcgtagggggttttggccgcgatggcttgggccgtagacagccttagtagcgctgaaaaagcctctggtgtcaccagagtctgccaaactctggatttccagtgccctttctgtccaccaggagtttttaatctgtctcacccggctctggacgtcagccttggctttggagtgggcctgtctctttgctgtgcaggtgatgtcattttgccagacacgaaaggtttcccttttcttggagatgagctgttctatctctgtgtcgttctcatcaaaccagtcctgatgctttctggccttgtacccgagagtggcacggcaggtgtcgaggatggaagacttgagcaggctccagtgtttttcgatgtcctcagggtattcctgaatgaggctttctccaagagaggcctgaaacagctgcagggtggcagtgttgttcagggcctcgaggtttagtctctgccggctcagcttcttttggagtctcctcttcctcttgagtctgatggacatcgtggatcgtatcaggcggtgatctgtccagcaggcctctgaatccatcatggcttttgtgatggtcacgtcgcgctgatccctggctctgacaatgacatagtcaataagatgccattgtttagagcgagggtgtctccatgaacccttgagtttgttcttctggcgaaagatggtattcgtgatggtaaggtcatattgagcacatttgctaagaagcaaaaccccgttggagttgatgtttccaatgccttcctttccaatggtgcccttccagaggtggtggtcccggcccactctggcattgaaatctcccagtataataatcttgtcctctttggggatttttgacaatacatcatccagacaggcatagaaggcctcttttttgtcctcatcggaagcaagggtaggtgcataagcactaagaactgttgccgtctggttgttgaccagcaccagacggagggtcatcaggcgctcactgattcccacagggagttcagagagctgactgatcagttggttcttgatggcaaaaccaaccccatggatcctaggctcatctgtggcctttcctttccaaaagaaagtgtatccacccttttcctccttcagatgaccttcctctgcccgccgggtttctgaaagagcagctatgtcaatccggcatcttctcagttccctggcaatgatggcggttctcctctccggcctatcactggttacactgtccattagtgtgcgcacattccatgctccaaaattcatgtttttgtggtttcgaccgcatattggtgatccctctgaacgcggtaatccagtcgggaggtttgaggcaggctatgtttagggcaccttttctagccccttccccatcaggggtgagcagagtggatcctaaaaagggctgctcagtcgtggatgcagctaccgaagagctctatctgcctcggtccaggagcccaacgatcatctaacatccaccgcctgatgtgccagcttgtgactaggggcttccagacttcacaatcctgcccccgttgccacttactggtcgccacaggactttaatccgggatgtaaggtggattccctgaaaaagacgcctgtgcgtgactttgtttaaagtggggagactggtgcacagacagtcaccacactgtccttgacagatcggggtcagagtccagtggcaaggagaccaagacgactggtgacccttttctgctgcagccttcatccgccttcccagccgttgtgacgccacccctcaggtcagccatcatcctccgcctggtccaccgttgaggtcttcactatttacccatagctggagctgtttacccacagccgggacagtggttgatgggcagtagggcgtgtccacacaccggtgggcctacatgccacatctctggggcccactgctgctccgagatcctgcacaacttagcctgggaccgcaaggtgccagttaccgtgtgtggccacgaggaggcgtgtgcaagtcttggcaatggagaggctgtgtaccggctgaggagacttacacactcggctcctcttttcacccccggaaacagagggctagccggtggcggtagctgaaagcagaaaagtggcaagcagaggcagcatgcagcatgcacaaactacaggcactactactccaacactactgcactgacgcatcacacgccctgtgcgctgatggaacacacacatattatatatatatacacacacacacacatatattgtATCCAGAGTCTATATAGgtattgctgtattcaaatcataCTGGTCAAATTTCTGTTTTCCTTTGGTCAAATTATGTTATCTGGTTTCCTTGTgtctagcacgtccgcctcacagttag
It encodes the following:
- the dnajc25 gene encoding dnaJ homolog subfamily C member 25 isoform X1 yields the protein MATPAESCRGRGGGSAVRSWWWLSALLLSSLPVARALVEGLYCGTEVCYDVLGVTREASKAEIARSYRQLARRYHPDRFRPGEPGSEGETVESAHRNFLLVATAYETLKDEDTRRDYDYMLDHPEEYYQHYYTYYRRQLTPKVDVRIVILVTICAISLFQYYSWHSSYNEAINCLANVPKYRIQATLIAKEQGLLNRTKEKGKNRRAKEEIREQEEEVIRDIIKTKIDIKGGYQKPNLSDILLCQIVLFPYYLISYVAWYVSWVYHFTICREEYGDQEKLYIIRKHMKISQSQFDRLDEATRQSFLEKHLWVKENFELYRAEQEEEMKVKMATDPKMKRYRRWRKNEGPGRLTFDD
- the dnajc25 gene encoding dnaJ homolog subfamily C member 25 isoform X2; its protein translation is MATPAESCRGRGGGSAVRSWWWLSALLLSSLPVARALVEGLYCGTEVCYDVLGVTREASKAEIARSYRQLARRYHPDRFRPGEPGSEGETVESAHRNFLLVATAYETLKDEDTRRDYDYMLDHPEEYYQHYYTYYRRQLTPKVDVRIVILVTICAISLFQYYSWHSSYNEAINCLANVPKYRIQATLIAKEQGLLNRTKEKGKNRRAKEEIREQEEEIVLFPYYLISYVAWYVSWVYHFTICREEYGDQEKLYIIRKHMKISQSQFDRLDEATRQSFLEKHLWVKENFELYRAEQEEEMKVKMATDPKMKRYRRWRKNEGPGRLTFDD